One Pleurocapsa sp. PCC 7327 DNA segment encodes these proteins:
- a CDS encoding putative calcium-binding protein: MSNNNRLSRSLSLEDNQETTTLLKRRSDEIEAEKDTSSKVQEKTDNNSDALINSGNTSSSKPNNSARDPKLANSETLAGEKSSPQETQPISVASTENGANSLVVTNTNDSGAGSLREALENAKSGDTIRFAAELANKTITLNRELSIPTGKNLIIDGQGASNLTISGNNQTRIFYLNSTSATPTDLTIKNLTLANGSTSDRGGAISTTHQGSVIVENVDFINNNANLGGGAIFIAYEGNLTVKGSRFEGNKATAGNDERGAGAIAFWGPNNLTVTDSAFIGNEGINGAAINSLNGNMTVKNSQFINNKTTAASYDSGNPNPFLRGYGGAIFADRASARDGAGGAIEISNSTFKNNQGRGEGGAAYLYTGGQDRVSITRSVFENNHVLALPNGGNGGNGGGVVVMSNEVNRGLTITDSSFAGNKAAGQGGGLWMMNSPTQINNVTFSGNRAESLEKSGNGGAMALYGKTDIVNSTIAYNYAGWVGGGVSADNSPVSVKNTIFYKNTASNGTEGWGIQQHTNRALTDNGNNIQYPPKQTKNFNDTNATANIIIADPKLGSLQESNGLLVHSVPSDSPAAGLGASSGASTASATPTPSSTDGDGSNAAIDGNKSTVASNPDPLQERASNDSLSGGANNDILVGGMGSDTLTGGAGADRFVFQSAKEGIDRITDFSTADDTILVSAAGFGGGLTADATLAASQFTVGTAATDADDRFIYNNADGSLFFDSDGTGSSAEVQIAILNGLPSLTNTDITVTS; encoded by the coding sequence ATGTCTAATAACAATCGCCTCTCACGCTCGCTTTCCTTAGAAGACAACCAAGAGACAACTACACTTTTAAAACGTCGTTCCGATGAGATTGAAGCTGAGAAAGATACCAGCTCGAAGGTTCAAGAGAAGACAGATAATAACTCCGATGCTCTCATTAATTCGGGAAACACTTCCAGTTCCAAACCCAATAACTCTGCTCGCGATCCAAAACTAGCAAACAGTGAAACCCTAGCAGGAGAAAAATCATCGCCACAAGAAACTCAACCCATATCTGTCGCTTCTACTGAGAATGGAGCGAATTCTTTAGTCGTTACAAATACCAATGATAGTGGCGCTGGGTCTTTAAGAGAAGCACTCGAAAATGCAAAATCGGGAGATACGATTAGATTTGCTGCCGAGCTAGCGAATAAAACAATTACCCTCAATCGCGAACTTTCGATTCCCACGGGCAAAAACTTAATCATAGACGGACAAGGCGCCTCTAATTTGACGATAAGTGGGAATAACCAAACTCGCATATTCTATCTCAATTCCACTTCTGCAACGCCAACCGACTTGACCATCAAAAACCTTACGCTTGCTAATGGCTCTACCAGCGATCGCGGTGGAGCCATTAGTACCACTCACCAAGGAAGCGTAATCGTAGAAAATGTTGACTTCATCAACAATAATGCCAACCTTGGAGGAGGAGCGATTTTTATCGCTTATGAAGGCAATCTAACGGTCAAGGGCAGTCGATTTGAAGGCAATAAAGCGACAGCAGGCAACGATGAAAGAGGCGCGGGGGCAATCGCCTTTTGGGGTCCCAATAACTTGACCGTCACCGATAGTGCCTTTATCGGTAATGAAGGCATTAATGGCGCGGCTATCAACAGCCTGAACGGCAACATGACTGTTAAAAATAGTCAATTTATCAATAACAAAACAACGGCAGCTTCTTACGATTCAGGCAACCCCAATCCATTTTTGAGAGGCTATGGTGGAGCTATTTTTGCCGATCGCGCCAGTGCGAGAGATGGCGCAGGCGGTGCAATTGAGATTAGCAATAGCACCTTTAAAAACAATCAAGGCAGAGGCGAAGGCGGTGCCGCATATTTATATACAGGCGGACAAGATCGAGTCAGCATCACCAGAAGCGTCTTTGAGAACAACCATGTCCTAGCGCTACCCAATGGGGGAAATGGGGGAAATGGCGGCGGTGTCGTGGTGATGAGTAATGAGGTCAATCGAGGATTGACGATTACTGACAGCAGTTTTGCTGGTAATAAAGCTGCTGGTCAAGGGGGTGGATTGTGGATGATGAACTCCCCGACGCAAATCAATAACGTTACTTTTTCTGGCAACCGAGCCGAATCCCTCGAAAAGAGCGGTAATGGTGGGGCAATGGCGTTGTATGGCAAGACAGATATTGTCAATAGCACGATTGCTTACAATTACGCCGGATGGGTAGGCGGTGGGGTGTCGGCAGACAATTCGCCCGTGAGCGTCAAAAATACGATTTTTTATAAAAACACCGCCTCTAACGGTACGGAGGGTTGGGGGATTCAACAGCACACCAATCGGGCGCTAACCGACAATGGTAACAACATTCAATATCCCCCCAAACAAACGAAGAATTTCAACGATACCAACGCTACTGCGAATATTATCATTGCCGATCCAAAATTAGGATCTTTGCAAGAAAGTAATGGTTTATTAGTACATTCAGTGCCTTCAGATAGTCCGGCTGCCGGACTAGGTGCGAGTAGTGGAGCGTCTACTGCCAGTGCAACGCCTACGCCTAGCTCTACTGATGGAGATGGGAGTAACGCTGCGATTGATGGTAATAAATCCACTGTTGCTTCCAATCCAGACCCCTTACAAGAGAGAGCAAGTAACGACAGTCTCTCTGGTGGAGCGAACAATGACATATTAGTCGGCGGTATGGGTAGCGACACTCTTACTGGCGGTGCGGGCGCGGATCGTTTCGTCTTCCAGTCTGCCAAGGAAGGGATCGATCGCATTACTGATTTTTCTACTGCTGACGATACGATTCTCGTCTCTGCTGCTGGTTTCGGTGGCGGACTGACGGCTGATGCTACGCTAGCAGCATCTCAGTTTACTGTAGGGACGGCAGCGACTGATGCAGACGACCGATTTATTTACAACAATGCTGACGGCTCGTTATTCTTTGATAGCGATGGAACGGGATCTTCTGCCGAAGTCCAGATAGC